Proteins encoded together in one Columba livia isolate bColLiv1 breed racing homer chromosome 3, bColLiv1.pat.W.v2, whole genome shotgun sequence window:
- the ZNF292 gene encoding zinc finger protein 292 isoform X1, giving the protein MADEEAEQESGSLGGDLLELRRLRERLVELETGLRESSEPAVQAATEYCKQLCQTLLEYAEKWKTSEDPLPLLEVYTVAIRSYVKARPYLTSECENVAFVLERLALSCIELLLCLPLDLPENKWKEFQAFVQVAHKNLMENGSRELHILTTLTQEKGVWKNPVLCGILSQEQLDPDKVNEFLVFEGPVLLDMRIKHLMKTKQLTQATALAKLCSDHPEISAKGNFKQTYLVCLCSGSPNEKLMEEIAEVDCKDALEMICNLESDGDEKSALILCAAFLSRQLQQGEMYCAWELTLFWSKLQQRVEPSIQVYLERCRQLSVLTKTVYHIFFLIKVINSEIDGAGLATCIELCVKALRLEASENADVKISICKTISCLLPDDLEVKRACQLSEFLLEPTVDAYYAVEILYNQPDQKYDEENLPIPNSLRCELLLVLKTQWPFDPEFWDWKTLKRQCLALMGEEASIVSSIDELNDSEVYEKVEDCQEETKETSVNGLAGTFDEATSLLKGIRDEKQKKREIKKLRERGFISARFRNWQAYMQYCVLCDKEFLGHRIVRHAQKHYKDGIYSCPICAQNFNSKENFVPHVTLHVKKSSKERLAAMKPLRRLGRPPKIATTNENQKTNSVAKQEQRPIKKNSLYSTDFIVFNDNDGSDDENDDKDKPYIPEIVPVQKPLPVNEFTCPVTFCKKGFKYFKNLIAHVKGHKDNEEAKRFLEMQSKKVICQYCRRHFVSVTHLNDHLQMHCGSKPYICIQMKCKAGFNSYAELLTHRKEHQVFRAKCMFPKCGRVFSEAYLLYDHEAQHYNTYTCKFTGCGKVYRSQNELEKHVEDHSKQPENVQQPENQPDQPDLSQPSKANENTNGVAVKEELTPPPADKEGSFTEGENVIWSQIKAEPVGNESVSVLQQSDSLPNAGSEQCPVGSVKTEVAIPASNIKMSAVNQKIRENFVKRGKLAATASKVDTTNPGAQQLCSSVVSCLPVFEERKEEDCLSPTQNIQNISVTSDTLKPEALESKSLERQVTIVSPFSMQNQAGYRNSVPISKLEIEDSVKAAANLYNLPLKTLESITFIPSQPNINSSLVPAVSPAAPIQKFSCQVEGCTRTYNSSQSIGKHMKAAHPDQYAAFKMQRKNKKPRKSSNLQNVPTDGKIVYLLPSQVGNPSGAAFTAQNKPNLNPTCSSQVQRVSSTLFPTHLENLGNPMLPVVESVINPSLSTRIKSEPESVLCSQMENLSGATLPSQLDDLAKRVMPLNVDGSSDPFLPLPAENGPMSLFPSSAENPPNSVFSQVENNTNNFSSQLEGNTSSAFPKEETVDQIFPSQLSNDNNFNGTSSQHLASEKVKKDGGQGLNGKERKPKHNKRAKWPAIIRDGKFICSRCFRVFTNPRSLGGHLSKRSYCKPLEGSEISPEALQANGQSLLASMILSSNSLNLQQHQESAFNPETCFKDPSFLQLLAAENRSTALLQTMFPRASVTNFNTSGNEEGNQIIKQALETAGIPSTFDNTEVLPHVVTTSCVTGTTQINAAVLSNSTAPPLLQAVCNPSTLLTDQNRTLNAKIPPINECKSLPGFATENLMLKTIENGLCSSSFSNTVAAAQNFAGSSSRISVISSPKNSGSSNLNKKGTSASKRKRKATTPLPAPSASQKVVVSNATTMGLLTKSTDGNVQIQGEGFQSNLLTNCGSQVVVENLTQKLSNVDNQLFVASVKQNFKTNLEACTTLPPLTVKTENGDSQMMAVNSCIQANSEEHISEDNVIQNFEKTLEIIKTAMNTQILEVKTEVQDTIAASGQDSQVNNAQASSGNSAHCVKLPTPTQFAVHTGSVAAAKNNSAQSETSQKDDTQMLEILERLQNLKLENDSPIPISETVSQCPPADSLAPAVPVVSTENKPLIQLSSEASNIQFSDKVNKPFVCQDPGCNYSAMTKDALFKHYGKVHQYTAEMILEIKKHQLKYAPFKCVVATCPKTFTRNSNLRAHCQLVHHFTTEEMVKLKIKRPYGRRSQNETVNTAPRPVEIKTLQTLIIENKTAAPLIKEAPIKEVVEPVKVLENLLPENNISERLEKAPQVVCVPPEHHSAASFGTTQAQPKVRKVRRYKKEIEERKRKKPVTKSLEQFPTSYSPYRPYRCVHQGCFAAFTIQQNLILHYQAVHKSDLPAFSAEVEEENEPGKEERDEGETKPAAREFRCEVSDCSRIFQEVTSLIQHYMKLHDMTPEQIGNMKPAPEAGRFSCDQSQCKSSFTAYLNYIVHLEADHGIKIRPNKVEDDGLFKCDCEGCDRIYATRSNLLRHIFNKHNDKHKDHLIRPRRLTPGQENISSKANQEKPLKSKQRGLKSRSGKEGNRLTVKTKQKKNVNLENKNSKAIQVQENKDYSLKRGKHVYSIKARNDALSECTSRFITQYPCMIKGCSSVVTSESNIIRHYKCHKLSKAFTSQHRNLLIVSKKHSVPQVNETSCEQEETDKKSDVKEPEPSLIVSNNDSSTSTLPQKETEKGEKDEVDELTELFITKLINEDCSSAENQAKIPSTVNTDLQETNSCPSEKQKSNNLKRANKEKNVSQNKRRRTEKPEEVLPVDMSSVHKEEETAVAIQTAEEQPAAFDWSSFKPMGFEVSFLKFLEESAVKQKKNTERDYHSSGTKRGSHSNSRKSNEKTSIASNNVTWSCSETETLVPFANPSQLPCGDNVKIVLDKTFKDCAERVLKQLQEMKPVVSLTKFEGRWEDNPEVTAAKVIVIGTEQGESKY; this is encoded by the exons ACTTTGCTGGAATATGCAGAAAAGTGGAAAACATCAGAAGACCCTCTGCCCCTATTAGAGGTGTATACAGTTGCTATCCGAAGTTATGTTAAAGCACGACCTTATCTTACCTCTGAGTGTGAAAATGTAGCCTTTGTGCTTGAACGTTTGGCACT AAGCTGTATTGaacttctgctgtgtctgcctcTTGATTTAcctgaaaataaatggaaagaatTTCAGGCTTTTGTACAG GTGGCTCACAAAAACTTGATGGAAAATGGCAGCCGGGAACTGCATATTTTAACTACACTTACACAAGAGAAGGGGGTGTGGAAGAACCCAGTGTTGTGTGGTATTCTGTCCCAGGAACAGTTGGATCCAGACAAAG tgaATGAATTTTTAGTGTTTGAAGGCCCTGTCCTGCTGGATATGCGTATTAAGCAcctaatgaaaacaaagcaattaaCGCAAGCTACTGCCCTGGCAAAACTGTGCTCTGACCATCCAGAAATCAGTGCAAAAGGCAATTTCAAGCAAACCTACCTGGTCTGTCTTTGTTCAGGATCACCAAATGAGAAACTAATGgaagaa aTTGCCGAAGTAGATTGCAAAGATGCTCTAGAAATGATCTGTAACCTAGAATCTGATGGAGATGAAAAAAGTGCTCTGATTTTATGTGCAGCATTTTTATCTCGCCAGCTCCAGCAAGGAGAGATGTACTGTGCCTG GGAACTGACTCTTTTCTGGAGTAAACTGCAGCAAAGGGTAGAGCCGTCTATTCAAGTGTATCTAGAGAGATGTCGTCAACTTTCTGTGTTAACTAAGACTGTTTACcacattttcttcctgattAAAGTAATTAATTCAGAG ATTGATGGTGCTGGGCTTGCAACCTgcattgaactgtgtgtgaaAGCATTGCGCTTGGAAGCCAGTGAAAATGCAGATGTCAAGATATCTATTTGCAAGACCATCTCCTGCTTGCTTCCAGACGATTTGGAGGTTAAACGTGCTTGTCAGCTGAGTGAATTTCTTCTTGAACCCACTGTGGATGCATATTATGCTGTTGAAATCCTTTACAATCAGCCTGACCAGAAGTATGATGAAGAGAATCTTCCAATACCAAATTCTTTGCGCTGTGAGCTTTTACTTGTACTGAAAACTCAGTGGCCTTTTGATCCAGAATTCTGGGACTGGAAAACTCTCAAGCGTCAGTGTCTGGCATTGATGGGAGAGGAGGCATCCATCGTGTCATCAATAGATGAACTAAACGATAGTGAAGTTTATGAAAAGGTTGAGGATTGCCAGGAAGAGACTAAAGAAACTTCTGTGAATGGGCTTGCTGGCACGTTTGATGAAGCTACAAGCCTTCTTAAGGGTATCAGagatgaaaagcagaagaaaagagaaattaaaaaactcAGAGAGAGGGGGTTCATATCAGCTAGATTTAGGAACTGGCAAGCTTATATGCAATATTGTGTGTTATGTGACAAAGAGTTCCTAGGTCATAGAATAGTTAGGCATGCACAAAAACATTATAAGGATGGAATTTACAGTTGCCCTATTTGTGCACAGAATTTTAATTCTAAAGAAAACTTTGTTCCCCATGTAACTTTGCATGTTAAAAAATCGAGCAAAGAGAGATTGGCTGCTATGAAACCGCTGAGAAGACTGGGAAGACCTCCTAAAATAGCAACTACCAACGAAAATCAAAAAACTAATTCTGTAGCCAAACAGGAGCAGCGACCCATTAAGAAGAACAGTCTCTATTCAACAGACTTCATTGTGTTTAATGATAATGATGGTTCAGATGATGAAAATGATGACAAAGATAAACCTTATATACCAGAGATAGTGCCAGTTCAAAAGCCACTACCTGTTAATGAATTCACCTGCCCTGTAACATTTTGTAAAAAaggctttaaatattttaaaaacctaatAGCACATGTAAAGGGGCATAAAGATAACGAAGAAGCTAAACGTTTTCttgaaatgcaaagcaaaaaagtgATTTGCCAGTACTGTAGACGACATTTCGTAAGTGTTACTCACCTGAATGATCATTTACAAATGCACTGTGGCAGCAAGCCTTATATCTGCATACAGATGAAATGTAAGGCTGGTTTTAACAGTTACGCTGAGCTGCTGACACACAGGAAAGAGCATCAAGTCTTCAGAGCAAAGTGCATGTTTCCTAAATGTGGCAGAGTGTTTTCTGAAGCGTATTTACTCTATGATCACGAAGCACAACACTATAATACCTATACCTGCAAATTCACAGGCTGTGGAAAGGTATACCGTTCTCAGAACGAACTGGAAAAGCATGTTGAGGATCACAGCAAGCAGCCTGAAAATGTGCAACAGCCTGAAAACCAGCCTGATCAGCCTGATCTCAGTCAGCCTTCTAAAGCTAATGAAAATACCAATGGAGTTGCTGTTAAAGAGGAATTGACACCTCCACCAGCTGACAAGGAAGGTAGTTTTACTGAAGGAGAAAATGTCATTTGGAGTCAAATCAAAGCAGAACCAGTAGGGAATGAAAGTGTAAGTGTACTGCAGCAAAGTGATTCCTTGCCTAATGCTGGCTCAGAGCAGTGTCCTGTGGGTTCAGTGAAGACAGAAGTGGCAATTCCAGCAAGCAACATTAAGATGTCTGCTGTTAACCAGAAGATCCGAGAGAACTTTGTAAAAAGAGGTAAATTGGCTGCTACTGCCAGTAAAGTAGATACCACTAATCCTGGAGCCCAGCAGTTGTGCTCATCAGTGGTCTCCTGTCTTCCAGTTtttgaagagagaaaggaagaagactgTCTCAGTCCAACTcagaatattcaaaatatttctgtgaccTCAGATACACTAAAACCAGAAGCCCTTGAATCAAAAAGCTTAGAAAGACAAGTGACCATTGTAAGTCCATTCAGTATGCAGAACCAGGCAGGGTATCGAAACAGTGTACCGATTTCCAAACTTGAAATTGAAGACAGTGTTAAGGCTGCGGCTAATCTATATAACCTGCCTTTGAAAACTTTAGAAAGTATTACATTTATTCCGTCACAGCCTAACATAAATAGCTCTTTAGTTCCAgctgtgtcaccagcagccCCGATTCAGAAATTCAGTTGCCAGGTTGAGGGCTGTACTCGAACGTACAACTCATCCCAGAGCATTGGCAAACATATGAAGGCAGCACACCCTGACCaatatgctgcttttaaaatgcaacGTAAAAATAAGAAACCACGAAAAtccagcaatctgcagaatGTGCCGACCGATGGGAAAATTGTGTATCTTTTGCCATCGCAAGTGGGCAATCCCAGTGGTGCTGCTTTTACTGCACAGAACAAACCTAATTTGAATCCCACCTGTTCCAGTCAAGTGCAACGTGTCTCAAGTACACTTTTCCCAACTCATCTAGAAAATTTGGGCAATCCTATGTTGCCTGTAGTGGAAAGTGTCATAAATCCTAGTTTGTCTACTCGTATTAAAAGTGAGCCTGAGAGTGTTTTATGTTCACAAATGGAAAATCTATCTGGTGCAACCTTACCTTCCCAGTTGGATGATCTGGCAAAAAGAGTTATGCCTCTGAATGTTGATGGTAGTTCggatccttttcttcctttgcctgCAGAAAACGGTCCAATGTCTCTCTTTCCTTCATCAGCAGAGAATCCTCCAAATTCAGTCTTCTCACAAgtggaaaataatacaaataacttTTCGTCACAACTAGAAGGAAACACTAGTTCTGCCTTCCCGAAGGAGGAAACTGTTGATCAAATATTTCCCTCACAATTGAGCAATGATAATAACTTCAATGGAACTAGTTCTCAACATCTAGCttcagaaaaggtgaaaaaggaTGGTGGCCAGGGcctaaatgggaaagaaagaaagccaaaacatAACAAGCGAGCAAAGTGGCCAGCAATAATTAGGGATGGCAAATTCATCTGTAGTAGGTGTTTCAGGGTTTTCACTAATCCTAGATCACTTGGTGGTCACTTATCTAAGAGGTCTTACTGCAAACCTCTTGAAGGATCAGAAATTTCTCCAGAAGCTCTGCAGGCTAATGGACAGTCTTTGCTTGCCAGCATGATTCTTTCCTCAAATTCACTAAACTTGCAGCAACACCAGGAGTCTGCCTTCAATCCAGAGACGTGTTTTAAAGATCCATCGTTCCTCCAGTTACTTGCAGCTGAAAATCGTTCCACAGCCTTACTGCAGACTATGTTTCCACGGGCCAGCGTGACTAACTTTAATACCAGTGGGAATGAGGAAGGAAATCAGATTATAAAACAAGCCTTGGAAACTGCAGGCATCCCGAGTACCTTTGATAACACAGAAGTACTTCCACATGTAGTTACAACAAGTTGTGTCACTGGTACGACTCAGATAAATGCAGCTGTTCTCTCCAACTCCACTGCGCCCCCTCTGCTGCAGGCGGTCTGTAACCCCAGTACCTTGCTAACAGACCAAAACAGGACCCTCAATGCCAAAATTCCTCCGATAAACGAATGCAAGAGTTTGCCTGGTTTTGCAACAGAGAACTTAATGCTAAAGACTATTGAAAATGGCTTATGTTCTAGCTCATTTTCTAATACCGTTGCAGCAGCACAAAACTTTGCAGGCAGCAGTTCACGCATTTCAGTTATAAGTAGTCCCAAGAATTCAGGATCAAGCAACTTGAATAAGAAGGGAACCAGTGCTTCAAAGAGGAAGCGAAAAGCAACTACACCCTTGCCTGCACCCAGTGCATCACAGAAAGTAGTAGTAAGTAATGCAACAACAATGGGACTTCTAACCAAAAGCACTGATGGAAATGTGCAGATACAGGGAGAAGGTTTTCAATCCAACTTGCTGACAAATTGTGGCTCTCAAGTGGTGGTGGAAAATCTCACGCAGAAACTCAGTAATGTTGACAATCAGTTATTCGTGGCCAGTGTCAAACAGAACTTCAAAACGAATCTTGAGGCTTGTACAACGTTACCCCCTTTAACAGTAAAAACTGAGAATGGGGATTCCCAAATGATGGCTGTAAATTCTTGTATACAAGCAAATTCGGAGGAGCATATTTCAGAAGACAATGTTATACAGAATTTTGAAAAAACTctggaaataattaaaactgCTATGAACACTCAGATACTTGAGGTGAAAACTGAAGTTCAGGATACCATTGCTGCTTCTGGACAGGACTCGCAAGTAAATAATGCACAGGCTTCTTCAGGAAATTCTGCACATTGTGTAAAACTACCCACTCCTACACAATTTGCTGTGCACACAGGGAGTGTCGCTGCAGCAAAGAATAACTCTGCTCAGTCTGAGACATCTCAAAAGGATGATACTCAAATGCTGGAAATCTTGGAACGCTTGCAAAATCTGAAACTAGAAAACGATTCCCCCATTCCGATCTCTGAGACCGTTTCCCAGTGTCCTCCAGCAGATTCGCTAGCACCAGCAGTTCCTGTTGTATCAACTGAGAATAAACCCCTCATCCAGTTATCTTCAGAGGCAAGTAACATTCAGTTCAGTGATAAAGTTAATAAGCCTTTTGTATGTCAGGATCCAGGCTGCAATTATAGTGCTATGACAAAAGACGCGTTATTTAAACACTATGGCAAGGTTCATCAGTACACGGCAGAAATGATACTAGAAATCAAGAAACATCAACTGAAGTACGCCCCGTTCAAATGTGTTGTAGCTACCTGTCCAAAAACATTCACAAGAAACTCTAATCTCCGAGCACACTGTCAGCTTGTACATCATTTTACAACAGAGGAGATggtgaaattaaaaattaaaaggcctTATGGCAGAAGATCTCAAAATGAAACTGTGAACACAGCTCCACGACCTGTTGAAATAAAAACTTTGCAGACACtaataattgaaaacaaaactgcagctcCATTGATCAAAGAAGCTCCGATAAAAGAAGTTGTGGAGCCTGTAAAAGTCTTGGAAAACCTTCTaccagaaaataatatttctgaaagACTGGAAAAAGCACCCCAAGTGGTTTGTGTTCCACCGGAGCACCATAGTGCCGCCTCTTTTGGTACTACACAGGCACAACCCAAAGTACGCAAGGTTAGGAGGTACAAGAAGGAAATAGAGGAGAGAAAACGTAAGAAGCCCGTCACAAAATCTCTAGAGCAGTTCCCCACAAGTTACAGCCCTTATAGACCGTACCGGTGCGTCCATCAGGGCTGCTTCGCCGCTTTTACGATACAACAAAACCTAATCCTTCATTACCAAGCTGTGCACAAATCAGACCTCCCTGCCTTCTCTGCTGAAGTGGAGGAGGAGAATGAGCCGGGCAAAGAGGAGCGCGATGAGGGGGAAACCAAACCCGCTGCCAGAGAGTTCAGGTGTGAGGTGAGTGACTGCTCTCGCATCTTCCAGGAAGTTACCAGTTTGATACAACATTATATGAAGCTTCATGACATGACTCCAGAGCAAATTGGAAACATGAAACCCGCTCCAGAGGCAGGAAGGTTTTCTTGTGATCAGTCTCAATGCAAGTCTTCGTTTACAGCATATCTTAACTACATTGTACATCTTGAGGCAGATCACGGTATTAAGATAAGGCCAAACAAAGTAGAAGATGATGGTTTATTCAAGTGTGACTGTGAAGGCTGTGACCGTATTTATGCTACGAGGTCTAACCTCTTGAGGCATATTTTTAACAAACATAATGACAAGCATAAAGATCATCTAATAAGACCCAGGAGACTGACACCAGGtcaggaaaacatttcaagCAAAGCAAATCAGGAGAAACCGCTGAAGTCCAAACAGAGAGGACTAAAAAGCAGATCAGGAAAAGAAGGCAACAGACtaacagtgaaaacaaaacaaaagaaaaatgtgaacttggaaaacaaaaattcaaaagCAATTCAAGTTCAAGAAAATAAGGATTATTCACTGAAACGTGGCAAGCATGTTTATTCAATAAAGGCCAGAAATGATGCTTTATCGGAATGTACAAGCAGGTTTATAACTCAGTATCCATGTATGATAAAGGGATGTTCGTCCGTAGTTACAAGTGAAAGTAACATAATAAGACATTATAAATGTCATAAGTTGTCCAAAGCATTTACTTCCCAACACAGAAATCTTCTTATTGTATCTAAAAAGCACTCTGTCCCACAAGTAAATGAAACCTCTTGTGAGCAAGAGGAGACTGATAAAAAAAGTGATGTGAAAGAGCCTGAACCGAGCTTGATAGTGAGCAATAATGATTCAAGCACATCTACGTTACcacaaaaggaaactgaaaaaggTGAGAAGGATGAAGTGGATGAACTGACAGAACTATTCATTACCAAACTGATTAACGAGGATTGTTCAAGTGctgaaaatcaagcaaaaaTCCCTTCCACTGTAAATACTGACTTGCAGGAGACTAACTCCTGCCCCTCggaaaagcagaaatcaaacaacttaaaaagagcaaacaaagaaaaaaatgtatctcaGAATAAGAGGAGGAGAACTGAAAAACCTGAGGAAGTGCTGCCTGTTGACATGAGTAGTGTGCACAAGGAGGAAGAGACTGCTGTCGCCATTCAGACGGCTGAAGAGCAACCTGCAGCTTTCGACTGGAGCTCGTTTAAGCCGATGGGTTTTGAAGTGTCGTTCCTCAAGTTCCTTGAAGAGTCTGCtgtaaagcagaagaaaaacactgaacgAGACTACCATAGCAGCGGAACCAAAAGAGGATCCCATTCGAACTCCCGAAAATCCAACGAGAAGACCTCCATAGCAAGTAATAATGTCACTTGGTCGTGTTCCGAAACTGAAACCCTTGTGCCGTTTGCCAACCCATCACAGCTTCCATGTGGTGATAACGTAAAGATAGTTTTAGACAAGACTTTTAAAGACTGTGCTGAGCGTGTGTTGAAGCAACTTCAGGAAATGAAACCTGTTGTCAGTTTGACAAAGTTCGAAGGACGCTGGGAGGATAATCCAGAGGTTACAGCTGCAAAAGTAATTGTTATTGGTACTGAGCAAGGCGagtcaaaatactga